The Nostoc sp. 'Peltigera membranacea cyanobiont' N6 genome contains the following window.
GAAGAATATATGAACCTCATCCGGGTTAGGATACTGCTCAAGTTCTTGGGCTATGAGTTCCGCCATTGCTTGGAGGTAGCCTGGTTGTTTGTACCAAGAAGGAATAACGGTGTATTCAATGGGCTGAAGTTTTGGGTCTTCTTGCCAAAGTTTATCTAAAAGCCGGAAGCTGGAACCACTGGTACTGATAGAAAACTGGGGATATAGTGGTAATATTACCAGGTGTTCTACATTATCTTGCGTAATCTGTGCGATCGCTTCTTCTGTATAAGGATGCCAATAACGCATTCCCACATAGATATCGGCTTCTTGCCCTAAATAAGCCAACTGTTCTTTTAAAGCTTCCCCTTGCGCTTCTGTGATCCGTCGTAGTGGGGAACCGCCACCGATTTGCTTATAATTCTCTTGAGATGTTCTGGTTCGCCGCGAGGCAATAAACCAGGCTAGGGGCTTTTGCAACCAGCGAAACGGTAGGCGAATAATTTCCGGATCGGAAAATAGGTTATACAAAAACGGCCCGACATCTTCTAGCTTATCGGGGCCACCGAGATTGAGTAATAAGACGCCTACACGACCCATAGCTGTTACTTTCCCCCAATCTTTTCAGATTTTTTACTAATGTTAACAATATATCTTTATTAAATAATAAAGCTTAATAGCAAGGAAATATGCAATGGCAACAATTTTAAGGGATTGGAGTTACCGCTATCAGTGGTTGTATGATGGTATCTCTCGTTTAGCAGCCTTAAGTGTAGGTGGTGAAGCGCGTTTTCGGCAACTTGCTTTGCAAGGCTTAACAATTCACTCAGATACTCAGGTTTTAGATTTATGTTGCGGTAGCGGTCAAACAACGCATTTTTTGGTGAAAAATTCACAAAATGTAACAGGATTGGACGCTTCACCTAAGTCTTTGGAACGAGCGCGGTTAAATGTCCCTGAAGCTTCTTATGTGGAAGCTTTTGCCGAGGAGATGCCATTTGCAGATAATCTGTTTGATGTGGTGCATACCAGTGTTGCATTGCACGAGATGCAGCCTCAGCAGTTGCGAAAAATTATTAATGAAGTTTATCGGGTGCTGAAGCCAGGAGGGGTATTTACGCTGATAGATTTTCACGCTCCTACAAATCCGATATTTTGGCCTGGGATATCACTGTTTTTGTTGTTGTTTGAGACGGAAACAGCTTGGCAATTGTTGAAAACTGATTTGGCTAGATTATTAACTGAGGTTGGATTTGATGAGAGTGAGCCAATTTTATATTCTGGCGGCAGTTTGCAAGTGATACAGGCGAAGAAGTCAAGCATAACGCCTAAATAATAGTAGGTATCTTAATCTGCTAGGAATCCGGTTTGATTTGGAGAAAAGATTATGTAGGGGAGCCTGTCGTGTGGGTGGGTTTACCGACTTGGGCGTTAGCGACTGTGCGTAGCGTCACTGGCGTTGTGTTAGCGACAGCATAACGCACCAAACCCTCGATAATGGTGCGTTACGAACTGCGTTCTAACACACCCTACAATACCTAATTTTGTTCAAAAATCAAATATGATTCCTATATCAATCTAATGATGGGTAATTGTTATATTCAATCCCTAATAGGGATTTTGATAAATTGCAATATAAAAGGCTTTATAGCGGTTCCCATTCACATGCGGTACAAGATTAAATCGCGAAGTGTAAGGGCACGGCAGTGCCGTGCCCCTACGGGTGTACCTCACGTGAACGAGAAACGCTATAAGGGGATATATGCATAAGAAATGTTTCAATCCCTAATAGGGATTTTGATGAATTGCAATTTGAGAAAGAACAGGGTGAGCTTGTTGAGGTGGATTTGTTTCAATCCCTAATAGGGATTTTGATGAATTGCAATTACTAGAGCCGAAGTTTCTCCGCTTCGCGCTGTGGTTTCAATCCCTAATAGGGATTTTGATGAATTGCAATCTGAGCATCAAGCGCGTCTCTTGTAGCAGTAGCAGCTTTGTTTCAATCCCTAATAGGGATTTTGATGAATTGCAATTCGGCAACCAATCTACAGTCAGCAAATCTTGGTGTTTCAATCCCTAATAGGGATTTTGATGAATTGCAATTTCGTTATAAATGAAATCGATAATATACCCACCGTCAGTTTCAATCCCTAATAGGGATTTTGATGAATTGCAATCGATGTGAGAAATGCAGCGATCGCAAACTCAAACGCGTTTCAATCCCTAATAGGGATTTTGATGAATTGCAATTCCAAAACGCTTTCACTAAGTGATGTTGGTATCCAGTTTCAATCCCTAATAGGGATTTTGATGAATTGCAATTATATGTGGGTAATGGTATGGGTAGAGAGTATAAGTTTCAATCCCTAATAGGGATTTTGATGAATTGCAATAGGATCATTATGAACTTAGTATCTGAAATCACTCGTTTCAATCCCTAATAGGGATTTTGATGAATTGCAATTCCTCTGCTTGCCTCCCACCCTGCCACAGCTTCTCAGTTTCAATCCCTAATAGGGATTTTGATGAATTGCAATATGGGTGATAAGATAGGTTGTCTTACGTTAATCAGTTTCAATCCCTAATAGGGATTTTGATGAATTGCAATTTAATCACTCTAAAACTCAAATTAGCTTTGGTTGCTTGTTTCAATCCCTAATAGGGATTTTGATGAATTGCAATTTAACAGTACCAAAGTCTAAAGTACTGTGGATATCGTTTCAATCCCTAATAGGGATTTTGATGAATTGCAATCATCTCTGATTTTCGGTAAAATGGGTTTGGGAAAGTTTCAATCCCTAATAGGGATTTTGATTTTTCCGTGGCGGCTCAAGAGTACTGTGTTTAGCCGATGTTTGGGAAAGTTTCAATCCCTAATAGGGATTTTGATGAATTGCAATTCAATGAAACGCGCGAAATTGTTGTGCGACTCGTTTCAATCCCTAATAGGGATTTTGATGAATTGCAATCAGCAAGTATCTCACTACATTTAATAGAGTGCTTGTTTCAATCCCTAATAGGGATTTTGATGAATTGCAATTTGGCATGGTAAGTAAACTCGATACTTATCGCATTGTTTCAATCCCTAATAGGGATTTTGATGAATTGCAATCAGTTTTAGGGTTGATACTACCCAAAGGTCTGGTTTCAATCCCTAATAGGGATTTTGATGAATTGCAATTATACACCCTCGGATGAATCTTGGGAACAAGTAAATGAAGAAGTTTCAATCCCTAATAGGGATTTTGATGAATTGCAATCATACCGGGCAGGATGCCACAAGCAATGTAGCCGGTTTCAATCCCTAATAGGGATTTTGATGAATTGCAATTCGATGACAATCACCCCTCCCCTTCACTGCTAGCGTTTCAATCCCTAATAGGGATTTTGATGAATTGCAATTCATTTTACGCATAGAATCACTATCGTCATCCGTTTCAATCCCTAATAGGGATTTTGATGAATTGCAATGATAACACTAAAGTATTCGCTTTTGATGCTAGTGTTTCAATCCCTAATAGGGATTTTGATGAATTGCAATCCGCACTAATAAAAAGAATACATCAAAAGGAAAAGTAGTTTCAATCCCTAATAGGGATTTTGATGAATTGCAATGAAGTAATTGAGGTAGGAATATAATGTATTTATCTAGTTTCAATCCCTAATAGGGATTTTGATGAATTGCAATAGCAAGAGCCTGAAACTCCGGCTGTATTTAGTTTTCAAGGTGCAGTTGCGCGATTCTTGAGTAATCATAGCATTAGAGAATTCGTTTGGAAAGAGTGCCAGGAAAATTTAAAAGCTGAAATCGTGTTTTGATAAGCATTTCAGAGATTGCGCGGATGAGGATTAAGCGACAAGTGGGTTGAAAGCCCTACTGTAATTGGGATAGAAGCACTTTTTTGGGGCTGTGAAATTTGTACACCTACCCTTTCGCGCATTTGATTCGGATAGAAACCTAACTATATTTTCCAATACATCGGCTTTCGCCTGACAACAGTCACAGAGCAAAGAAAGCTTGGACAGCAAACGAAGCTAATATTACGGTACACTGGTTCATAAATTGTAATATCTAGTTGTCGTACTACTGTACTGACTAATTAACAATAAAGTTTTTGCCAATTTAAGGTAGAGATGATGAAAGAAATAACACGCCGCAAATTTATCGCAACAACCACCTTGGCGACGGGTTTTGCCTTGGCAGTGCAACCAATTTCTGCTCAAGTGATTACCACCGAGGCTAAGGGTTTGGTAGCTGGTGCAGTGAAAATTCCTGTCAAAGATGGCACAATTCCCGCCTATAGAGCAGTACCTGCTACTGGTGAAAATTTCCCAATTGTCCTGGTAATCCAAGAAATATTTGGCGTACACGAGCATATTCAGGATATCACCCGACGTTTTGCTAAGTTGGGGTATTTAGCGATCGCACCCGAATTATTCTTCCGTGAAGGTGATGTCACGAAGTTAAGCAATATAGACGAAATTCGTCCAATTGTTGCCAAAGTACCAGATGCCGAAGTTTTATCCGATCTTGATGCCACGGTAAAATGGGCTGTGAAATCAGCTAAGGGTAATGCTGATAAATTAGCGATTACAGGCTTCTGCTGGGGTGGCCGCATTACCTGGTTGTATGCAGCACACAATCCCAAGGTGAAGGCAGGTGTAGCGTGGTACGGACGACTAGTGGGCGATGCTACTGCACTTCAGCCCAAATATCCCATTGATATTGCATCAAAACTAACAGTCCCCATTCTCGGACTCTATGGTGGCAAGGATACGGGTATTCCTCTTGATACAGTAGAACAGATGCGCGATCGCTTAAAGTCTAGCAGCAGCAAATCTGAAATCATTGTCTACCCCGATGCGCCCCACGCATTTTTTGCTGATTATCGCCCCTCCTACCGTGAGAAAGAAGCTAAGGACGGTTGGAAACATCTTTTGGAATGGTTTAAAAAGTATGGCGTGTCATAGTCGAGGATCGGGAAGCAATATTTTCCTCACTCCCCCATTAGGTTACGGTGTACACACAAGTTGACCAGTATAGGTTTCAACTCTTCTAGTAGTTTCGTAGGGTGCGTTATGGACACACCAAGATAACAAATGAGTATGCCGAAATAACAAATGGGTACGCCGAAATAACAAATGCGTATGCCGAAATAACAAATGCGTATGCCGAAATAACAAATGAGTATGCCGAAATAACAAATGAGTATGCCGAAATAACAAATGAGTATGCCGAAATAACAAATGAGTATGCCGAAATAACAAATGAGTATGCCGAAATAACAAATGAGTATGCCGAAATAACAAATGAGTATGCCGAAATAACAAATGAGTATGCCGAAATAACAAATGAGTATGCCGAAATAACAAATGAGTATGCCGAAATAACAAATGGGTATGCTGAAATAACAAATGCGTTGGCGTAGCCCCCCGCAGGTATCGCTATTCGCTCTGACACAAACGATAAAGTCAAATCAAGATTTTGAAACCCACGGAGGTGAAAGCCTCTTGTAGACGCGGTTTCTAACGGCCCTTTTAATACTCCATAGAAAAGCCTCCCATATCGGGAGGCTTAAAAGTGAGCGGAGACAACTTGTTAAACTACGGCCTTGCAGCCATCGCTCCTCCTATTGCAGAGAAAACGGCGGAGACGGATGCTGTGGCAAACAACCACCAAGCGGCTGTAGCTGCGGCTTTGCGGGTTTCTTCCGCTTGTCGCTGTGCTTGCTGCTTCACCTGTTCTAGGCGGCGTTGGGCTTCTTGCTGGATGCGTTCTGCACGTTGCAAGACTTTGTTGCGAGCCCCCTCAATTTGGTCAACGATCCGGTTGGCATCTTCCTCAGAGATGTCCTCACGAGAACTCATAATTGCCACTAAGGTATCACGATCGAAAGAAGATAGGCGATCGCGCAGGGCATCAAAGCCCGCTTGAGGATCGTCAAAAAATGTGCGGACATCGCGCTTGATACTATCGTAATTTAGTTCTGGGCGATCCAGGGAGTTAAGATAGTTGCGGATGCGGGCAAAAACCCCATCAATTGCATCTTGAATGCCTCGTTGGATATTCCGCACTTGTTCTACAAATTGATCCCTGACGGATACAATGCTATCGGCAATCCGGGCTGCTTCTTCATCAGTCATATCTTCCCGAATTTTCAGCAGGGCGATGATGGTAGAACGGTCAAACTGGGAAAGGCGATCGCTAAAACTTTCTACCCCAACTCGCGGATCGTGCAAGAGGAGTTGCAGGTCGCGTTTGATACCTTCTGGGTTCAGTTCTTCTTTGCCAGTTTGGCGCAGATACTCTTCTAGATAAGCTTTGAATGTTTCCGCTCTTTGCTGGGTGCGGGTAGCTAAACGACGAGGCGCACGCACAAAGTTACGAATCGAAGTTTGGGTGGAATCAATGATTTCATTGACTTGTTGTTCGCTCAAATCTTGACGTTGACTGAGCAATTTCACCAGTGTATCTCGGTCTACCTGCGATAACCGTCGGCGTAGGGCGACGGCTCCCTCTTTGGGATTTTCAAACAATCTGGTCAAATCTCGCTGAATTCCTTCAGGATTCAGTTCTTGTTTACCAGTATTGCGGAGGTAATCTGCGATCGTTGTAGTAACAGAGTCGTATTGCTCTTTGGCTTTATCCACTACAGCTTGGGGTGTGTGGCGAATGTTATGCCACGACTCCTCAGCCGAATTGATGATTTGATTGACTTGTTCTTCACTCAAATCTTGCCGTTGACTCAACAATTGCACCAAGGTATCGCGGTCAAAGCGAGACAACCGCGCCCGAATTGAGGAAATTCCAGCTTGGGGATCTTCTAGTAGCTTTTTGAACTCCGCACGGATGGCATCAGGATTCAGTTCTGATTTCCCTGTATTACGCAGATATGATTCTACATTCAACCACAGGGTTTCTGCTTGATATTGTGCTTGTTCAGCTAATCCTTTAGATTCTACCAAGACGCGATCGCGTTGTTTTTCCAACTCGTCCAGAATGCTATCTACTTCATATAGCTGGACATCATTCCGTTGGAGCAATATCTCCCGAATTTCTTGACGTTCAACATGCGCCAGTCGCAATGTTAGGGTTTCATAATCTGCATCTGGGTCTTGCAACAGTGGTTTGAAATTCTGTTCAATGCCTTCTGGTGTCAAATCTGCTTTCGAGGTAACGAGCAGATAACTTTCCACCGCGCGTTGCAGGTCTTGGACTATATCTCTTTCTTCAATACCTGTAACTATCACCAGCACATCTTTGCGGACAAATTCTAGCCGATCTGCAATGCGCTGAATTTGGGTTTGGGTAAGCAATCCCCGTTGTTGGAGAATTTTGACGAAATCGTTACGAGATAGCCGTTCTAGTTCTCTGCGGACTATTCCAGGGTCGGCTGCTGGGTCGTAGATGACATCACGAAATTCTTGGGCGATTTTTTCTGGGCTTAGTTGCCAAGCATAAGTGTTGTAGAGGTAGTTTTCGATATCAGAGCGAATTGGACTATAGGGTTGTGATGGTGTTGGCAAACCTAGCTTATCTGCTTGTTGGGTGACTTTATCTTTGGCGGTGGTGAGACTACCCAAGATTTTTTCCACATCCAAATCAGATAAATCTGCCCGTCCCAATACAATGCCAGTTAAGGCAGATAGTCCTTGCTGGAGTGTACTTTGAATTGGCCCAGTAGATGCCTTTTGGTCAGTTTCTTTGGAACCACGTGTTTCTGCAACTAATCGATCCAGCTTGGCGTTAAGTTCATCTGTCTTGCTTTGTCCGGCTGGAAGTGATTTCAGATAGTCCATTAATTCACCCATCCGGTCTTCGGTGGGTGAATGCTGACTCACTACCTGTTGCCAAACTTTATACAAAGTATCAGCAATGCGGCTAACGTCTTTTTTGGAAAGGTCAGTGCGGCTGCTGACTAACTCGATAAATTTTTGGCGGTCGATGTTGCGAATATCTTGAGTCCCGGCGATCGCTTTTAATTGGGGATCGTTGAGTAAATTTTCAAAATCACTCCGAATTTTCGACACATCCAACTCTGGTGGACGCAGCTTATCCAAATAATCTTCTATGTTCTCCCGAATACTTCCAGGGTCAATGCCGCTTCCTAGTTCTCGACGGACGGCGGCGGCGGCGGCTTCAGCTGTGGCTACAACTTGGCTATTGACAGCTTTCGCACCCAATGCGGCGGTGGCTGTGCCCATAATCGCCTGGAAACCAGAAGTTGCGGTATTCACCACTGAGCCAATTAAGGAACCCACAGTAGTGGAACTGACCCAAACCAGGAGTAAAAAGTAAGCACCCCAAATCACCAAACCAAGAATTGCTCCCAATCCTGGATCTAAGATTACAAGGCTCAATTTAACTGCCAGGAAACAGGCAATTAATAAAGCGATCGTCACTGTGACTAACGTCCAAATCCCGACTGCGGTACCGATTTTGCGAATGCTGCCGCCCAAACTTCCAACTTCCCCAGAATCAGAATCCGAGTCAGATGAGTGCCCCAGGTAGGAAATACCGGCTGCAAGGGAGAGATTAGTAAGAACTAATTGGAAAGCAAAGGCTAGAATCACGCCGGAGATTAAAGCCACAAAAAAGCGCGGCCCCGAAGTGAGAACTGATGCCTGTGCTGGCGTGACATTTGAGGGATCTACTGGAACCTGTGCCACCCACAATAGTGGTTTGTAGAGTCCCGCCATGATTTCCGTACTTTGGAACATTGTATTTCCTTCTACTAAGTTTAAATTTGGGGAATTAAGATTTTCTTGAGAAGCAACTCTTAGTATTTTCGTCTGTATCTATGGCAACACCTAACTATTTAGTTCAGAATCGTGGAATTTAGCTGTTTAAAGCATCTCCCCAAAGGCTGAAAACTCTATCCAGCGAAAGATATAAATTTTACTATCTCTTGGTTAAAACTTAATCAAAATTGCAAATTACTATTAAGTTATTACTGTTTATATTTAATTTTTAATGATATAAAAAATTAAATATAATTATTTAGCTAATGCTAACCCAAGAATCTAACAAACGTTGAGCTTGCAAATAAATCTACAGCTTCGAGAATATGACCGTTGAGAGGATATTTAAAAAGTATTTCGCCGTGATTTTAAGCACTTAGCGATCCCCCTTAACCCACGCCAGTCGCTCCCTTTGGGAGAAGACCGCGCTGGCTCCCCTTATTAAGGGGGATTTAGGGGGATCTCCAACGATTTTGGGTTTGTACAAAGATGTGTGTACACCGTAGCTTTTGAAGGGGGGTTGGGGGGATCAAAAGCCTATGAGGCAACTCTAGAAGATTTGTGTGTACACCGCTATCTGCCAGTCGTACAGAATACCCAACTGACTCCTGACTCCTGAATTCTGTTTCGATAAAAGCTTGTTGCTAATCTTGGATGTTGATTTCTGGGGTCATCTTGATTAAACTCCTTGTGATAACTGCCAGAGTTGGATGGAATAACATAAATGGCTCTCAAAAATTGCGCGTGCTGCTAATCCCTCAATAATCGGTTTTTCTAACCAACGCTTAAACGCTAAACGACCGATCGCGTGTAATGGTGGAAATGCGATCGCTACAACATCTGCAATATATTTGACCGTTGTCAGCCCAAAAGTCCGGAAGTTATTAACACACAAGTCAATGGTTGGCGCAATATGGGTTGAAATGTCTTCAGTCTTAATTAACTTGAATCCAGCCTGCATCAACGCTGTCTGAAGCTCACTGGCGACATGACAATTTGAAAAAATGCCTTCTTTGTATTCGCTGTCAGAACGCATCATATCCGCAATAAGTAGGTAGCCACCACTACTTAGTAAACGAGCTGCACCCTCAGCTAAATCGTCAAGAGCAATATACTGGCTGCTTTCGCTAAACAGAACTAGGTCGTAGGAGCGTGAAGTGTGAAAATCTTCAAATCTCGTTAAGTAGAAAGGGACTTGACCGTTGGTATTTTGAATAAATCTTTCTTGCTGGAGTGCGTCGGGTGCTAATCCCTCAACACTGAAACCGCGCGAGCAGAAATATGCTGCGTTACCACCAATACCACAGCCTACGTCAAGGACAGTTTTTGTCCCCTCTGGGATAAAACTCAAAAGTTTGGCTGCATAGGCTGACTGAGCCACACGCAGACCAGTTAGAGTTAATTCTTCACCCGCAGTAGGTAGTGGCTCCCAATACCCGTAATGCAGATAGGACGAGTCTGTGAGTCCCATGTAATAATCTATCGCCGCATTTTGGTAGCGAGTTGGTTTAGGAATATTGATTGATTTTGGTTTGAGCATTGAGAAATAAAGTAAGTTTTAAGGCATTAAACTTGGTTGAAATTCTGACCAACGGTTGCAAACTTGTTCGTAGCAATCGGGTGGAGTAATTTTTAGTTGGTGTAAAAAACTAACCTCAATTTGAGGTTCAGCCTTTAGCACCAGAAGAATATCTCGATCGGGATTGTATGTTGCCACTGCGGGGAAAATGGATGAGATCGTGGATGAGCTAATTGATTGCGATCGCAAGTAATGCCCAATCAGATCGCAAGGAAGAAATTGCAGGGTGAAGGGAACTGTATCAAGACTTGTAATTGTAGGATGAGTAACTTGAGTATCCATAGCACATAAGACAACTCCCCGCCCAAATGACTGAAATCCCTTCCATGCTGTGTAACCAATTACCAATATATTGTTATGGATAAAGCTGTTTTGCCAGTAACCAAAATTTCCTTGCCAAACACTATTGGATGGTCGCATTCATTTCCTCACAGTCCACTACAGTAATTACGCTGGCCACTGTCGCGCCTGTGCGAATTTTCGTCGTCTTGCCTGCGCCTAGAAATCCTGTAATTACTGTGACGGGAATTTTATTCATATTATGTTGTTTGTTGAATAATTTTGCGATCGCCAGAAATAAGTTGCAATTCCTACCACCAAAAGCAGAAGAAAACCAATTACAAAATATAATGAAGTTGACATTGTTTTGAACGCTCCTGTACGCCTACCGTAGATAGACTTTTTGCACGAATCTTGTAGCCATGAATTTTGTAGCAGGAACCCTTGACAAGAAAGCAGAGGGGTAGAAGAGAAAGAAGATTTACTTTTGGAGTCGAGCTAACGGTTTGCTCGTTGCTCGTCCCTAATCAGATGAGCGATCGCAGTATAAATCCTCCCATACATCGACATTGCTATATTTTGCATACCTCGAATAATTTTCCCTTGAAGTCGCCGGTGCTTGTATTTGTCTTG
Protein-coding sequences here:
- a CDS encoding class I SAM-dependent DNA methyltransferase; the encoded protein is MLKPKSINIPKPTRYQNAAIDYYMGLTDSSYLHYGYWEPLPTAGEELTLTGLRVAQSAYAAKLLSFIPEGTKTVLDVGCGIGGNAAYFCSRGFSVEGLAPDALQQERFIQNTNGQVPFYLTRFEDFHTSRSYDLVLFSESSQYIALDDLAEGAARLLSSGGYLLIADMMRSDSEYKEGIFSNCHVASELQTALMQAGFKLIKTEDISTHIAPTIDLCVNNFRTFGLTTVKYIADVVAIAFPPLHAIGRLAFKRWLEKPIIEGLAARAIFESHLCYSIQLWQLSQGV
- a CDS encoding class I SAM-dependent methyltransferase: MATILRDWSYRYQWLYDGISRLAALSVGGEARFRQLALQGLTIHSDTQVLDLCCGSGQTTHFLVKNSQNVTGLDASPKSLERARLNVPEASYVEAFAEEMPFADNLFDVVHTSVALHEMQPQQLRKIINEVYRVLKPGGVFTLIDFHAPTNPIFWPGISLFLLLFETETAWQLLKTDLARLLTEVGFDESEPILYSGGSLQVIQAKKSSITPK
- a CDS encoding dienelactone hydrolase family protein encodes the protein MKEITRRKFIATTTLATGFALAVQPISAQVITTEAKGLVAGAVKIPVKDGTIPAYRAVPATGENFPIVLVIQEIFGVHEHIQDITRRFAKLGYLAIAPELFFREGDVTKLSNIDEIRPIVAKVPDAEVLSDLDATVKWAVKSAKGNADKLAITGFCWGGRITWLYAAHNPKVKAGVAWYGRLVGDATALQPKYPIDIASKLTVPILGLYGGKDTGIPLDTVEQMRDRLKSSSSKSEIIVYPDAPHAFFADYRPSYREKEAKDGWKHLLEWFKKYGVS